GGCGGCCAGCACCGCAGGGTGGCGCCCGGCTGGGGGGGTGCAGGCGACGATCCGGCGCACGCCCGCCACCGAGGCCGGAATCCCCAGGGCATGGACGATGGTGGGATAGACGGCCCGGCCGCCCGGGATGTAGAGCCCGGCCGAATCCAGCGGGCGAACGATCTGCCCGGCGATCACCCCTGGAGCCATCTCCATCAGCCAGATGGGCCGTTCCCGCTGGGCTTCATGGAACCGCCGGACGGCCTCCGCTTCCCGGTGCAGCGCCTCCCGGACCTCCGGGGCAAGCTCCTTCCAGGCGGCGGCCATCGCCTCCGGGCTCACCCGCCAGCGCTCCGGCGGCCAGTCGATCCCATCGAAGCGCCGCAGGTAATCGACGACCGCGGCATCCCCCCGCCGTCGCACGTCCTCCAGGATGGCCTTTACGTCTGGAAGGACCTGCTGAAGATCCGCCCGGGCGCGCATCAGCAGGCGCTGTCGTGTTCCCGCGTCCAGGGCTTCCCAGCGATAGATCTCGATAGGCATCCTTCCTCCTCTTCAATGTAGGGCAACTGCTTGCAGTTGCCCTACTTCGGCTCCTCAAGGGCGCTCCCCGAGGATCGCCCCCATTCCCCGTCGTTCGGATAGGACTTCCAGCACGGCGTCCCAGCTCAGCCCCCGCGCCACCAGCCCCACGGTCAGCATATATAAAAGATCCGCAGCCTCCTCCAGGGACCGCGGGTCGGATTGATGCCGCAAGGCCAGGACAACCTCTATGGCCTCTTCGCCGATTTTCTTCACGATCTCATCCAGCCCCGCGGTCAGGAGTTGGGCGGTGTAAGAGCCCTCCACCGGGTGCCGTTGCCGATCCCGCACGATCTCCTCCAGCCGGTGGAGGATGTGTCCGGATGGAGGAGGAAGCTCCCCTTCACGGAGTTCCCGATGAAAGCAGCTGGGCCGGCCGGTGTGGCATGTGGGCCCGGCGGGGATCGCCTGAATCAGCAGCGCATCCTCATCGCAATCGAGGCGGATCTCCACCACACGGAGGACGTTCCCGGAGGTCTCCCCCTTTCGCCATAGCCGCCTGCGGGATCGACTCCAGAAGTGCACCATCCCGGTCTCGCGGGTGCGCTGGAGGGCTTCATCGTTCATCCAGCCCAGCATCAGCACCCGACCGGTTCGCGCATCCTGGACAATCGCGGGGCGCGCTGCTGTAGGAGGGGCTTCTGCCTCGACCTCCGCCGGTTCAGACGCGGAGCTCCAGTCGGAAGGGATTGAAGTCGGTGTCATAGTCGTAATAGTCCTCCTGTTCCAGGCGTTTCAGGGTGCCCACGATCAGATACGTCACCGGCGTCATCACCGCTTCCACGCCAACCTTGAACAAATAGTTGGTCAACACCAGGGTGGCGAACAGATTCCATGGGAAGACGCCGGTCAATGAGGCGATCCCCACAAAGACGGCCGTGTCCACCAGCTCACCGACCAGCGTGCTGCCGATGGTCCGGGTCCACAGGTAGCGACCACGGGTGAGGATCTTCATTTTAGCCAGGGTGAAGGAGTTCGCGAACTCGCCGGACCAGTAGCCCAGGAGACTGGCCAGGACGATGCCGCCGGTGCTCATGCCGCCCAGAATGGCCTCATACGCCCGCTGTCCGGCGGTTCGTTCCCATTCGGGATCCCCCGGCAGGATGCGGACAATCCAGAGGATCAGCGCGCTCAGCGTTAGGCATGCGAACCCGGTCCAGATGACCCGGCGGGAGCGACGATAACCGTAGACCTCGGTCAGGATGTCCCCAAAGATATAGCTCACGGGGAAAAGGATCGTGCCCGCATCGAAGGCGAGCCGCACACCGAAGAGGCTCGCCCTCCAGTCTACGATCTTGGCGGATGAGGCGATGTTGCTGACGATGAGGACGGTGACGAAGAGAGCCATCACCATGTCGAAGAAGCGATAGGGGCGCTCTCCCATCCGTGTCCTCCGCATGTCGCGCGCCTGTATTGCGATGAGGTTTTGATTCAGGGAAGGCGCACCGGGATCCCGCGTTCCGCCAGGTAAGCCTTCACTTCTGAGATGCGCAGCTGCCGGAAATGGAAAACCGAAGCGGCCAGAGCGGCGTCCGCTTTCCCCACCGTGAACACCTCATAAAAGTGCTCGAGGGCGCCGGCCCCGCCCGAGGCGATCACCGGGACGCCCACAGCTTCCGCCACGGTCCGGGTGAGCTCCAGATCATAGCCCTCCTGGGTGCCATCGGCATCGATGCTGGTGAGCAGGATCTCCCCCGCCCCGCGCCGTTCCGCCTCCTGGGCCCATGCCACGGCATCCAGGCCCGTCGGCGTGCGCCCCCCGTGGATGTAAACCTCCCACCGGGACGGCCCGACCCGTTTGGCGTCGATGGCCACGACCACGCACTGGGAGCCGAAGCGCCGCGCCGCCTCGGTGATCAGCTCGGGCTGGCGGACCGCCGCCGTGTTGATGCTGACCTTATCCGCCCCCGCCCGCAACAGAGCCCGAAAGTCCTCGACGGTCCGAATCCCCCCGCCGACTGTGAACGGGATGGAGAGAACCTCCGCCACGCGTCGGACCACATCGAGCAGGATGGCGCGATCCTCATAGGATGCGGTGATGTCCAGGAAGACCAGCTCATCGGCCCCTTCCTCCTCATACACGCGGGCATGCTCGACGGGATCCCCCGCATCCCGCAGATCAACGAACCGCACCCCTTTCACCACCCGCCCGGCGTGGATGTCCAGACAGGGAATGATCCGCTTCGCCAGCATGGTTGGAGCTTTCCCTTTCCCGCGGTCCTCTGAGTTGCATGAAGGGTTTCTCAATCCGGGGTGGGCTTCCGCTGGAGCCACGCCAGCAGCCGGCGCACCATCTCCCTCAGCGCGCCGGCTTCCTCCCGGGCCATCCGATAACCCTGGGCAGGTGTGACCTCTCGATACTCATGAATCATCTGTGTAGGCCTCGAGCTTCTCCAGACGTTCCAGAATCTCAGCGCTCAGCCGGGCCACTCGCTCGGGATCGGGTTTCACGGCAGCAGCTCCCTGAGGAACTGGGAAACGTAGGGCTCCCAGTGCATCCACTCCCACCCGGTTCGTTCGATGAGATCGGTGAAGCGCTCCGGGTCCCGGAGGATCAGCGGGCGGCCGTTCAGGATCTGAACCTGCAGCCCCAGGGGCGCGCGCTCGAACACCACCACATCCACCGGGTAACCCAGGGCGACCGTCCACTCCGCTGCTCGGTCCAGCTCGTAACGCTCCGGGTCCACCCCAGGCGCCAGCCCAAGACCCACGTCGATATCCGCGAAGGGCAGGTCCATCTCCAGGAAGGATCCAAAGAGGGTGGCGAATTGGATATCCGCGTCCGCCTCCATCAGCGCCTGCAGCTGTTCGATCAGGCGCTCTCGCTCATCCGGCGGAAGGAAAAGGCGCGGCCGCATGGTTCTCTCCTTCCAGATCCCGCAAGCGGGCGATCGCCTCTCGCAGGGTGAAATACCCCTCATGGAGCGCCCGTCCGAGGATCAGCCCGGCCAGGCCCGGGAAAGCCCGCCGTCCGGCTTCCTCGATGTGGGAAAGAGCCCCGATCCCTCCGGAGACGAGAACCTGGACGCCCGCGGCCCGGGCGACCCGGGCGGCCCCTTCCAGATCCGGGCCGGCCAGGGTTCCATCCCGCATCACGTTGGTGTAAAGGGCCCAGCGCACACCCCGGGCGGCCCATTCCCGAGCGAAGGCGATCGGGTCTCCGGCCTTTTCCCGCCAGCCGGCCACGGTGAGCTGTCCCTCCCGAACCTCCACCGCCAGGACCAGCCGGTCTGGCCCGAAGCGGGCCAGCGCCGCCTCCAGCGCGGCCGGATTCCGCACGGCCATCGTCCCGACCACAGCGCGCTGAACGCCCAGCTCGAAGGCGCGCTCCAGGTCTTCCAGCGTGCGCAGCCCGCCTCCCAGCTGCACCATGAGCGGCGTTTCGCGGACCAGCCGGGCGATCCATGTCATGCGGGTTCCCTCCGTTCCGAAGGCGCCATCCAGGTGGACCACGTGGAGCCAGCGGGCCCCTTCCTCCGCCCATCGGAGAGCCTGCTCGACCGGATCCGTGGCATACACGATGCGGCGCCGGGGATCGCCCTGGATCAGCCGGACGACCTGGCCCTGGAGGAGATCAATGGAAGGGATCAGCTCGATCTTCATAAGCTCGGATACGTCCAAAAGTGGGAACAGGGATTACGCCGCTGGCTCTGGATCTGGGGGCTGGGCGGGCCGTCGGAAGCGACCGACCCAGCCTGAGGGCGATTTTCTCCCAGGCCAAGGTGAGTTGGCCCCTCAAAGCCTCAGGAAGTTCCGCAGGATCTGTTCGCCTGCGCGATGGCTTTTCTCCGGGTGGAACTGCACCCCCATCACGGGCCCCCGGGCGACCATCGAGGCGTAGCGGATCCCATAAACGGTCGTGGCGATCACATCCGCCGGATCCTCCGGCTCGCAGTAATAGCCGTGAACGAAATACACGTAAGCGCCGTGAGGCACACGGTGGAGCAGGGGATGGCTCCCCGCGTGCTCCAGGCGGTTCCAGCCGATCTGGGGCACTTTGCCGGCCTCCGGGGGAAAACGGCGCACCCGGCCGCGCAGCAATCCCAGACCCCTGTGGTAGCCCATCTCCT
Above is a genomic segment from Thermoflexus sp. containing:
- the hisIE gene encoding bifunctional phosphoribosyl-AMP cyclohydrolase/phosphoribosyl-ATP diphosphatase HisIE, producing the protein MTPTSIPSDWSSASEPAEVEAEAPPTAARPAIVQDARTGRVLMLGWMNDEALQRTRETGMVHFWSRSRRRLWRKGETSGNVLRVVEIRLDCDEDALLIQAIPAGPTCHTGRPSCFHRELREGELPPPSGHILHRLEEIVRDRQRHPVEGSYTAQLLTAGLDEIVKKIGEEAIEVVLALRHQSDPRSLEEAADLLYMLTVGLVARGLSWDAVLEVLSERRGMGAILGERP
- a CDS encoding queuosine precursor transporter; this encodes MGERPYRFFDMVMALFVTVLIVSNIASSAKIVDWRASLFGVRLAFDAGTILFPVSYIFGDILTEVYGYRRSRRVIWTGFACLTLSALILWIVRILPGDPEWERTAGQRAYEAILGGMSTGGIVLASLLGYWSGEFANSFTLAKMKILTRGRYLWTRTIGSTLVGELVDTAVFVGIASLTGVFPWNLFATLVLTNYLFKVGVEAVMTPVTYLIVGTLKRLEQEDYYDYDTDFNPFRLELRV
- the hisF gene encoding imidazole glycerol phosphate synthase subunit HisF; the protein is MLAKRIIPCLDIHAGRVVKGVRFVDLRDAGDPVEHARVYEEEGADELVFLDITASYEDRAILLDVVRRVAEVLSIPFTVGGGIRTVEDFRALLRAGADKVSINTAAVRQPELITEAARRFGSQCVVVAIDAKRVGPSRWEVYIHGGRTPTGLDAVAWAQEAERRGAGEILLTSIDADGTQEGYDLELTRTVAEAVGVPVIASGGAGALEHFYEVFTVGKADAALAASVFHFRQLRISEVKAYLAERGIPVRLP
- a CDS encoding nucleotidyltransferase domain-containing protein → MRPRLFLPPDERERLIEQLQALMEADADIQFATLFGSFLEMDLPFADIDVGLGLAPGVDPERYELDRAAEWTVALGYPVDVVVFERAPLGLQVQILNGRPLILRDPERFTDLIERTGWEWMHWEPYVSQFLRELLP
- a CDS encoding 1-(5-phosphoribosyl)-5-[(5-phosphoribosylamino)methylideneamino] imidazole-4-carboxamide isomerase, whose protein sequence is MKIELIPSIDLLQGQVVRLIQGDPRRRIVYATDPVEQALRWAEEGARWLHVVHLDGAFGTEGTRMTWIARLVRETPLMVQLGGGLRTLEDLERAFELGVQRAVVGTMAVRNPAALEAALARFGPDRLVLAVEVREGQLTVAGWREKAGDPIAFAREWAARGVRWALYTNVMRDGTLAGPDLEGAARVARAAGVQVLVSGGIGALSHIEEAGRRAFPGLAGLILGRALHEGYFTLREAIARLRDLEGENHAAAPFPSAG
- the hisH gene encoding imidazole glycerol phosphate synthase subunit HisH; this translates as MPRVLVIDYGIGNLGNVVRAFRRLGAEVRLSERPEDLDWAEKIVLPGVGAFGDGMAGLTARGWVEPLKQAVASGIPLLGICLGMQLLFEESEEMGYHRGLGLLRGRVRRFPPEAGKVPQIGWNRLEHAGSHPLLHRVPHGAYVYFVHGYYCEPEDPADVIATTVYGIRYASMVARGPVMGVQFHPEKSHRAGEQILRNFLRL